Genomic window (Fibrobacter sp. UWR4):
CTTTGCGCCGGTGAGGTTCGGGACTTTCTGAAGTTCGATGTTTGCACCGCTGTCGTTCAGGGCCTTGAAAGTAACACCCATGATCAGGTCCACATATTCCTGGTTTGCCTTGGAGGTGTCTGCACCAAAGGATGCGCTAGCCTTGGAGGTGGGGCAAGTCTTGGTGCCGGCGTTAGCCTCGTTATAGGAGTCCCAGCCCGGCATCTTGTCCAAGGTAATAATGCGTTCGTCGGCAAAGTTGCTCTGCCATACGGAATTAGCAGTCTGGCTGACGTAGCCACCAGACCAGGATTCGTACCAGGGCATCCACCAGCTCCAGGGAGCATTATCATCGTATATGCCCTTCACATCAGGAATAGGACCGTTTTCACTCAGGGAAATCACCTTGTTGGTGCCGGCCTTATTAGTGAAGTCAATGAATGCGGAGGCGTTGCTCTGATGGTCGTTTGCCTTGTTGTAGATGTCAACAGAGATAACGTCATAATAGTTTTCACCCGGAGTCCAGGTAATCTTGGATGCGTCCTGGGGGTTAAAGTCCCAAATCAGGTTGTTGACGCCGTTCTTGAAGACCATGCGTTCGTAGAGCAGCTGGTAGAGAGCTGCGAACTGCTTGCCAGTATGGGTGCTCCACCAGAACCAGTTGCCACCGGATTCGTGGAGGGGGCGGAAGATCGCTGCAACGCCTTCTTCCTGGAGTTCCAGGAACAGCTTGGAAACCTTATCGATGTCGCCTGCCAAAACCTTATATTCGGTGCTCAGGGTGTCCCAGCTGGTAGTTCCCTTTACGAATGCGTTAGTGAAATCAAAATCGGTATTCTTGGTCTTGTTGCCGTTAGCGGTGTAGAATTCTTCTTCTTCACCGGGACGCCAATGCCATGTGATAGCGGGAATACCGCCCTTCTTCCAGGTGGACTTTACGACGTCCATAGCCTTTTCGGTGTAGGTCTGGAACCAGCTGGATTCGGAGTTTCCGCCGGTAGCGTTCATCATGTCTACGCCAACCAAGGCGGGGAACTTGCCACCAGCCTTGAAAACAGCCTGGACATCTTCGTGCTGGGTCATATCACCCACGGTGTAAGCGTCCATATTTCCGGTCATGACGCCAGAAATAGTCTTCTTGCCGAAGTTGTTCACCAGGAAGTTGTATAGTTTCTTGGCAGACGGGGTAGCGTCTGCTGTGACAGGAGCGTTACAGAGGGTGAATTCCTTGGCCTTGAAGGGTTCTACGGAAATGTAGTCCACGTCAATCCAACCCCAGCTATTTTCAATGGAAACCTTGTTTTCGCCAGCGTTCAGCTTGAGAACGGTTTCGACATCCACGAATTCGCCCTTGGCTGTCACGGGGAAGGAAACCTGGGAGGAAGCGCCGTTTGCAGCAACATAGTTGATCTTGTCGCCGTCGTAGTTATTCATGTAGTGGACGACGATGGTGTCGCTACCGGCAGTTTCGACGCTGACGGTGAAGTTGATGTTGCCGCCATTCAGCTTGACGTACTTTCCGCCAGAAGCGGAAGCGTTAGCTGCTGCTGCTGCGTCATCAGTGAGTTCTGCAGATTCAGCTTCGTACTGGGCTGCGAAAGTGGTTGCAGCCATGGCCAGGCCAAAAACTGCCAAATTTTTCTTCCAACTCATAAACACTCCATACAAAAGGTTTGTCTTTCCTATAAAACTATACTTATCCCTATAATATAGACTCAAATTAAATAGTCCGTGTTGTAATAACGTTGAAAAATACTCAACGTGCGGAATAAAAGAAAAACGGCATTTTTACGAAGAAAACGCCGTTTTGTAAATGAATGTTGAGAAAATTACTTCTCTGTCACCGTGAATCCGAACTGGAATGTTCTAGATTCGCCAGGAGGAATTATGATCAGTCCGCGGTGATGGTTCAGGGCGTCCGGTTCCGAGGTCATGGGCTCGATGGCGATGCTCATTCGGTCGGGAGGGGTGTACATCTGGATGGCGTTATACTGTTCCACACCGGCGCGCTGCCAGATGTCCAGCATCCTGGATGCACTTTCCAGAATCACATGGGCGTTGTTGGTCAAATCCTGGGTTTCTGTCACGCGGACCTTGGAAAATTCGTCATTTAGGCAGAAGCAGTCGTTAATGAACTCGTCGCCAATCTTGCGTCCGTTTACAAAGCGCTTGTCATCCTGGAAGTTTCCGGTAGGCAGGTCTGCTTTGTCCAGGAGAGCGA
Coding sequences:
- a CDS encoding glycosyl hydrolase produces the protein MSWKKNLAVFGLAMAATTFAAQYEAESAELTDDAAAAANASASGGKYVKLNGGNINFTVSVETAGSDTIVVHYMNNYDGDKINYVAANGASSQVSFPVTAKGEFVDVETVLKLNAGENKVSIENSWGWIDVDYISVEPFKAKEFTLCNAPVTADATPSAKKLYNFLVNNFGKKTISGVMTGNMDAYTVGDMTQHEDVQAVFKAGGKFPALVGVDMMNATGGNSESSWFQTYTEKAMDVVKSTWKKGGIPAITWHWRPGEEEEFYTANGNKTKNTDFDFTNAFVKGTTSWDTLSTEYKVLAGDIDKVSKLFLELQEEGVAAIFRPLHESGGNWFWWSTHTGKQFAALYQLLYERMVFKNGVNNLIWDFNPQDASKITWTPGENYYDVISVDIYNKANDHQSNASAFIDFTNKAGTNKVISLSENGPIPDVKGIYDDNAPWSWWMPWYESWSGGYVSQTANSVWQSNFADERIITLDKMPGWDSYNEANAGTKTCPTSKASASFGADTSKANQEYVDLIMGVTFKALNDSGANIELQKVPNLTGAKTIAVDIANLGEGGADGGIWVGLAFVRNGMEDDGWTWEMSKSDGCWIKDGAKSTCEFDITTYEDDNGVEHPMDLDNLFSVTLMVGGAVGFNGMVTFDNMVADNGKVISAFDDKKGLFTAATQSKGHITKIELLNKDGTPTAIKAIAAAKATSLHVQGKSVMFTAASAGNVSVDVFGMNGKRVATLYRGTLAAGTHAFDMSELSKGQFIIRVKGAGMDAAQVVKIK